Proteins encoded together in one Rhinopithecus roxellana isolate Shanxi Qingling chromosome 3, ASM756505v1, whole genome shotgun sequence window:
- the LRRC70 gene encoding leucine-rich repeat-containing protein 70, with product MCGLQFSLPCLRLFLVVTCYLLLLLHKEILGCSSVCQLCTGRQINCRNLGLSSIPKNFPESTVFLYLTGNNISYINESELTGLHSLVALYLDNSNILYVYPKAFVQLRRLYFLFLNNNFIKRLDPGIFKGLLNLRNLYLQSNQVSFVPRGVFNDLVSVQYLNLQRNRLTVLGSGTFVGMVTLRILDLSNNNILRISESAFQHLENLACLYLESNNLTKVPSNAFEVLKSLRRLSLSHNPIEAIQPFAFKGLVNLEYLLLKNSRIRNVTRDGFSGINNLKHLILSHNDLENLNSDTFSLLKNLIYLKLDRNRIISIDNDTFENMGASLKILNLSFNNLTDLHPRVLKPLSSLIHLQANSNPWECNCQLLGLQDWLASSAITLNIYCQNPPSMRGRALRYINITNCVTSSINVSRTWAVVKSPDIRHKTTALMVAWHKVTTNGNPLENTETENITFWEQITTSPAGRFFQENAFGNPLETTAVLPVQIQLTTSVTLNLEKNSAVPIDAASMSGKASLICTQEVEKLNEAFDILLAFFILACVLIIFLIYKVVQFKQKLKASENSRENRLEYYSFYQSARYNVTASICNTSPNSLESPGLEQIRIHKQIVPENEAQVILFEHSAL from the coding sequence ATGTGTGGATTACAGTTTTCTCTGCCTTGCCTACGACTGTTTCTGGTTGTTACctgttatcttttattattactcCACAAGGAAATACTTGGATGTTCGTCTGTTTGTCAGCTCTGCACTGGGAGACAAATTAACTGCCGTAACTTAGGCCTTTCGAGTATTCCTAAGAATTTTCCTGAAAGTACAGTTTTTCTGTATCTGACTGGGAataatatatcttatataaatgAAAGTGAATTAACAGGACTTCATTCTCTTGTAGCATTGTATTTGGATAATTCTAACATTCTGTATGTATATCCAAAAGCCTTTGTTCAATTGAGgcgtctatattttctatttctaaataataatttcataaaacGCTTAGATCCTGGAATATTTAAGGGACTTTTAAATCTTCGTAATTTATATTTACAGTCTAATCAGGTATCTTTTGTTCCAAGAGGAGTATTTAATGATCTAGTTTCAGTTCAGTACTTAAATCTACAAAGGAATCGCCTCACTGTCCTTGGAAGTGGTACCTTTGTTGGTATGGTTACTCTTCGGATACTTGACTTATCAAACAATAACATTTTGAGGATATCAGAATCAGCCTTTCAACATCTTGAAAACCTTGCTTGTTTGTATTTAGAAAGTAATAATTTAACAAAAGTACCATCTAATGCCTTTGAAGTACTTAAAAGTCTTAGAAGACTTTCTTTGTCTCATAATCCTATTGAAGCAATACAGCCCTTTGCATTTAAAGGACTTGTCAATTTGGAATACCTCCTGCTGAAAAATTCAAGAATTAGAAATGTTACTAGGGATGGGTTTAGTGGAATTAATAATCTTAAACATTTGATCTTAAGTCATAATGATTTAGAGAATTTAAATTCTGACACATTTAGTTTGTTAAAGAATTTAATTTACCTTAAGTTAGATAGAAACAGAATAATTAGCATTGATAAtgatacatttgaaaatatggGAGCATCTTTGAAGATCCTTAATCTGTCATTTAATAATCTTACAGACTTGCATCCAAGGGTCCTTAAGCCATTGTCTTCACTGATTCATCTTCAGGCAAATTCTAATCCTTGGGAATGTAACTGCCAACTTTTGGGCCTTCAAGACTGGCTAGCATCTTCAGCCATTACTCTAAACATCTATTGTCAGAATCCCCCATCCATGCGTGGCAGAGCATTACGTTATATTAACATTACAAATTGTGTTACGTCTTCAATAAATGTATCCAGAACTTGGGCTGTTGTAAAATCTCCTGATATTCGTCACAAGACTACTGCGCTAATGGTGGCCTGGCATAAAGTAACCACAAATGGCAATCCTCTGGAAAATACTGAGACTGAGAACATTACTTTCTGGGAACAAATTACTACTTCACCTGCTGGTAGATTTTTTCAAGAGAATGCCTTTGGTAATCCATTAGAGACTACAGCAGTGTTACCTGTACAAATACAGCTGACTACTTCTGTTACCTTGAACTTGGAAAAAAACAGTGCTGTACCGATTGATGCTGCTTCAATGTCAGGGAAAGCATCTCTAATTTGTACACAAGAAGTTGAGAAGTTGAATGAGGCTTTTGACATTTTGCTAGCTTTTTTCATCTTAGCTtgtgttttaatcatttttttgaTCTACAAAGTTGTTCAGtttaaacaaaaactaaaggCATCAGAAAACTCAAGGGAAAATAGACTTGAATACTACAGCTTTTATCAGTCAGCAAGGTATAATGTAACTGCCTCAATTTGTAACACTTCCCCAAATTCTCTAGAAAGTCCTGGCTTGGAGCAAATTCGAATTCATAAACAAATTGTTCCTGAAAATGAGGCACAGGTCATTCTTTTTGAACATTCTGCTTTATAA